The proteins below are encoded in one region of Sphaerodactylus townsendi isolate TG3544 linkage group LG06, MPM_Stown_v2.3, whole genome shotgun sequence:
- the LOC125435091 gene encoding zinc finger and BTB domain-containing protein 26-like, whose product MAPACEQLQFHFPGYGDGVLRRMDQLREQRRFCDVTVQVNELRVPGHRVVFAACSPFLRDQFLLNDSEEVSVSLFQSPEIGHQLLLSCYTGCLEVPVKELVNYLTAASFLQMGHVVECCAQALSRYLVPKADARRREEEEKGKCLQEEEEEEEEKYRPSALRGRARSEEGVTEGSDFAPHSSCSPSSPTISLSLINSAVELTRSYLQGCLDEETSSGALPFPPPAPAPGSQWRRYPLHCHRRSTATAYRDRRPGGGAAGWKAPELERPYRCPRCSRVFQQLGHFVSHVQEHKLFLCLRCGKVFSQKSNLTRHIRVHTGFKPFQCPVCRKCFTQNATLQDHLNLHSGLKPHRCNYCDMHFTHKPGLRRHLKEMHGKSAFENSHEEIEEVTVGFD is encoded by the coding sequence ATGGCCCCAGCTTGTGAACAGCTGCAGTTTCACTTCCCCGGCTATGGGGACGGGGTGTTGCGCCGGATGGACCAGTTGCGGGAGCAGCGGCGCTTCTGTGACGTGACAGTGCAGGTGAACGAGCTGCGAGTTCCTGGGCACCGTGTTGTCTTTGCAGCCTGCTCCCCTTTCCTGCGGGACCAGTTCCTGCTCAACGACTCCGAAGAGGTGTCCGTCTCGCTCTTCCAGAGCCCCGAGATCGGGCACCAGCTTCTGCTGTCCTGCTACACGGGGTGCCTTGAGGTCCCCGTCAAGGAGCTCGTCAACTACCTGACGGCCGCTTCGTTCTTGCAGATGGGCCACGTGGTGGAATGCTGCGCCCAGGCGCTGTCCCGCTACTTAGTGCCCAAGGCTGATGCCCGGCggcgggaggaggaagagaaggggaagtgcttacaggaggaggaggaggaggaggaggagaagtatcGCCCTTCTGCACTCAGAGGGAGGGCACGTTCTGAGGAAGGGGTGACGGAGGGGTCTGATTTTGCCCCCCATAGCTCctgcagcccctcctccccaACAATCTCACTCTCTCTTATCAACTCAGCGGTGGAGCTGACTCGCAGCTACCTGCAGGGTTGCTTGGATGAGGAGACGAGCAGCGGAGCCCTCCCTTTCCCGCCCCCAGCCCCCgctcctggctcccagtggaggCGCTACCCCTTGCACTGTCACCGACGCAGCACAGCCACGGCTTACAGGGACCGGAGGCCGGGCGGCGGGGCGGCGGGGTGGAAGGCGCCCGAACTGGAGCGCCCGTACCGCTGCCCGCGCTGCAGCAGGGTCTTCCAGCAGCTGGGCCATTTCGTGAGCCACGTGCAGGAGCACAAGCTCTTCCTGTGCCTGCGCTGCGGCAAGGTCTTCTCGCAGAAGAGCAACCTGACGCGGCACATCCGGGTGCACACGGGCTTCAAGCCGTTCCAGTGCCCCGTCTGCCGCAAGTGCTTCACCCAGAACGCCACGCTGCAGGACCACCTCAACCTGCACAGCGGCCTCAAACCCCACCGGTGCAACTACTGCGACATGCACTTCACCCACAAGCCGGGCCTGCGGCGCCACCTCAAGGAGATGCACGGCAAGAGCGCCTTCGAGAACAGCCACGAAGAGATCGAAGAGGTGACCGTTGGCTTTGATTGA